One genomic window of Choristoneura fumiferana chromosome 14, NRCan_CFum_1, whole genome shotgun sequence includes the following:
- the LOC141434722 gene encoding uncharacterized protein (The sequence of the model RefSeq protein was modified relative to this genomic sequence to represent the inferred CDS: added 45 bases not found in genome assembly) codes for MGKSSLIKILRILLCAAGITTVTSTCTFTPLTANYTLHCKGLISCLGEITSVSEDVADWNCQTSPLSEDYEGEYELKLEITNNDQSINASRFGNLNEFIDTIGSVSVKNDTMDIIDPFIYRLKWTPNIDLSQNKIKKLNLREFNMLKGMVFLNLSHNAIDTLEEIGDNSFIVSSLLILDLSHNLIKTVPKYYFKWKQRLQHLNLSFNSIEYIDDLAFEGPFELKSLFITNNKLTQIGPSVGSLHELRMDFNNLTSLDDIQIRRNSSLKRLTASNNNLRIIGSLLQYTPALTELDLSHNDIHTVLKSQFYSFADNLICLDLSYNNIWKVESATFEGKNITHLKINNNKLEGLLQSNNTFKDTESSDTTIFIDETDSSQSKNVSTVLQQPPQRLNNVGTLQRISQLLDSKLEHVETSIIENIKIAIQNEINIAIIKLKDDFMKKYHRRVLQKFNKN; via the exons ATGG GAAAATCATCGCTGATCAAAATCCTGCGCATCCTGCTCTGTGCTGCCGGGATTACAACAGTCACCAGTACGTGTACATTCACTCCATTGACAGCAAATTACACTCTGCATTGCAAAGGCcttatatcgtgtttgggtgaAATCACAAGTGTCTCGGAAGATGTTGCTGACTGGAATTGTCAGACAAGCCCTCTCTCTGAGGATTATGAAGGGGAATATGAACTGAAACTCGAAATTACGAATAACGATCAGAGTATAAATGCTAGTCGTTTTGGCAATTTAAACGAATTTATAGACACCATAGGATCAGTATCGGTGAAAAATGATACAATGGATATTATAGACCCGTTCATTTACAGACTAAAATGGACGCCAAATATAGATCTCtcacagaataaaataaaaaaattgaatctcCGTGAGTTTAATATGTTAAAAGGTatggtttttttaaacttgtcaCATAATGCTATTGATACTTTAGAAGAGATTGGGGATAATTCATTCATTGTATCTTCGTTATTAATACTTGATTTAAGTCATAATCTCATCAAAACTGTGCCcaagtattattttaaatggaaaCAACGCCttcaacatttaaatttatcgtTCAACTCTATAGAATACATTGATGATCTGGCTTTTGAAGGACCTTTTGAACTGAAGAGTTTATTTATAACGAATAACAAACTAACTCAAATCGGTCCTTCCGTTGGAAGTCTGCATGAGCTAAGGATGGATTTTAATAACCTGACATCTTTGGATGACATTCAGATCAGAAGGAATTCATCATTGAAGAGACTTACGGCAAGTAACAATAACTTAAGAATCATTGGAAGCTTGCTTCAGTACACGCCAGCCCTTACTGAGTTAGATCTTAGCCACAATGATATTCATACTGTATTAAAATcacaattttattcatttgctGATAATCTGATTTGTCTTGATTTATCTTACAATAACATTTGGAAAGTAGAAAGTGCGACATTTGAAGGTAAAAATATCACACATTTGaagataaacaataataaacttGAAGGTTTGTTACAGAGTAATAATACATTTAAAGATACAGAATCTTCTGACACTACCATATTCATAGATGAGACTGATAGCagtcaaagtaaaaatgtatCTACTGTGCTTCAACAACCGCCCCAGCGACTAAATAACGTAGGTACATTACAGAGAATCAGTCAACTCTTAGACTCTAAACTAGAACATGTTGAGACATCCAttatagaaaatataaaaattgcgatacagaatgaaataaatattgctataattaaactaaaagaCGATTTCatg